A genomic window from Nicotiana sylvestris chromosome 11, ASM39365v2, whole genome shotgun sequence includes:
- the LOC138881016 gene encoding uncharacterized protein — MKVAEMSMLMWMCMHAMIDKIRNDDIREKVLVALIDDKMREARLKWFGHIQRRILDAPVRRCERLVVEGTRRGRGCPKKYWGEVIMQDMARLKISEDMTLDRKMWRLSISVVG, encoded by the coding sequence atgaaagtagcagaaatgagtaTGTTGATGTGGATGTGCATGCACGCTATGAttgataagattaggaatgatgatattcgggagaaggtgctcGTGGctctcattgatgacaagatgcgggaagcgagactcAAATGGTTCGGGCATATTCAGAGGAGAATCCtagatgctccggtaaggaggtgtgaacggttagttgtggagggcacgagaagaggtagagggtgtcctaagaagtattggggagaggtgatcatgcaggatatggcgaggcttAAGATTTCTGAGGatatgacacttgataggaagatgtGGAGGTTGAGTATTAgcgttgtaggttag